Proteins encoded in a region of the Nitrospira sp. genome:
- a CDS encoding DUF2630 family protein translates to MLCKDHAGSRHQAVDRLDSSGSTDPSGKVAPSEILVANEPLTDAGVEMDEKTTDQSVLNRIEELVGQEHEMLARETTSEEDQGWLRALQVELDQCWDFLRQRRALRTAGQDADMAQVRPPEIVEKYEQ, encoded by the coding sequence ATGTTGTGTAAAGACCATGCAGGATCAAGACATCAAGCAGTGGATCGTCTCGACTCTTCCGGTTCTACAGACCCATCGGGAAAAGTCGCGCCAAGTGAAATACTCGTTGCAAACGAACCCTTAACGGACGCGGGTGTCGAAATGGATGAGAAAACAACCGATCAGTCAGTGCTCAATCGTATCGAAGAACTCGTCGGCCAGGAGCATGAGATGCTGGCTCGCGAAACCACGAGTGAGGAAGATCAAGGCTGGTTGAGGGCTCTGCAAGTGGAACTCGATCAATGCTGGGATTTCCTTCGTCAACGACGCGCGCTACGGACCGCCGGACAAGATGCTGACATGGCGCAGGTCCGACCGCCGGAGATCGTCGAGAAGTATGAGCAATGA
- a CDS encoding response regulator — MTIELDHTILPARDKEKSARFFADIFGLQYERSSGHFAPVKVNDRLTLDFDRDGAEAVKLVGGLRPHVMVMDINMSRMNGIDATTHIKTHWPETIVIGISVNTGDENSAAMKRAGATAVLPKETVGDQLYAVIVQETGVSLDKLTPPH, encoded by the coding sequence ATGACCATCGAACTCGATCATACGATCCTGCCCGCGCGTGACAAGGAAAAGTCGGCGCGCTTTTTTGCCGACATTTTCGGCCTTCAATATGAACGGTCATCTGGACATTTCGCTCCTGTAAAGGTGAATGACAGGCTCACGCTCGATTTCGATCGGGATGGTGCGGAGGCGGTTAAGCTCGTCGGAGGCCTACGTCCACATGTGATGGTGATGGACATCAACATGTCGAGAATGAACGGAATCGATGCCACGACACACATCAAAACGCACTGGCCGGAGACGATAGTGATCGGGATCTCGGTCAATACCGGTGACGAGAACAGTGCCGCGATGAAGCGAGCCGGCGCGACCGCCGTCCTTCCGAAAGAAACGGTGGGCGACCAGTTGTATGCTGTAATCGTTCAGGAGACCGGCGTTTCCCTCGACAAGCTCACTCCACCACATTGA
- a CDS encoding response regulator transcription factor has translation MNTKPSILLADDHVLVAQGIQKLLEPEFELQRIVPDGRALLKAVEECQPDVVIVDISLPLLNGLDASRQILKHHPAVKVLILTMHSEQNFVTEALRIGVSGYVLKQSVGSELVQALKEVLNGKTFVSPIVADRGKHSQADEDTEEAPEGGFAHTLSLRQREVLQLVAEGKSIKEVAAVLNLSIKTVEFHKTRIMRQLGIRSAAQLTKYAITNGLIALH, from the coding sequence ATGAATACCAAACCTTCCATCTTGCTGGCCGATGATCATGTCCTTGTCGCCCAGGGCATTCAAAAACTGTTGGAACCGGAATTCGAACTGCAGAGGATTGTTCCGGACGGCCGCGCGTTGCTCAAAGCCGTCGAAGAATGTCAGCCGGACGTGGTCATCGTCGATATTTCTCTCCCGCTGCTCAACGGATTGGATGCATCCCGTCAAATTTTGAAGCACCACCCCGCCGTCAAAGTCCTTATCCTGACGATGCACTCGGAGCAAAACTTCGTGACGGAAGCGCTCCGTATAGGAGTATCGGGCTATGTGTTGAAGCAGTCGGTCGGATCGGAATTGGTGCAGGCGCTCAAAGAAGTCTTGAACGGCAAGACGTTCGTTTCTCCGATCGTCGCCGACCGGGGGAAACATTCTCAGGCCGATGAGGACACTGAAGAAGCACCCGAAGGAGGATTTGCTCACACGCTCAGTTTACGACAGCGGGAAGTGCTGCAGCTCGTGGCCGAAGGGAAATCCATCAAAGAAGTGGCGGCCGTCCTGAACCTCTCGATCAAGACCGTCGAGTTTCACAAGACACGGATTATGAGGCAGCTCGGCATACGGTCGGCGGCTCAGCTGACGAAGTATGCAATCACGAACGGACTCATCGCCCTTCACTAG
- a CDS encoding response regulator transcription factor — protein sequence MSSVRILLADDHPLVLESVKQLLEPDFSVVGTAQTGQQVLEQAEKLQPDIVLLDANMPGMNGFEAARQLKNILPTVRIIFLTMLTEAVAVSEGFRAGAMGYVLKQDASDELHAAVKSVMANRRFVSFKLDVEVREAMECQWSRPEGYTTNLTDRQRQILAMLADGTSTKDIAKELNISMKTVEFHKGNITRKLGVRTTSDLIRVALASGMTAL from the coding sequence ATGTCTAGCGTTAGAATTTTGCTTGCCGACGATCACCCGTTAGTTTTAGAGAGCGTGAAGCAATTACTCGAGCCGGACTTTTCGGTGGTAGGGACCGCACAGACCGGGCAACAAGTGCTGGAGCAAGCCGAGAAGTTGCAGCCGGATATCGTGCTGCTTGACGCCAACATGCCGGGGATGAACGGATTTGAAGCGGCTCGACAACTCAAAAACATCTTGCCCACGGTTAGAATTATCTTTCTTACGATGCTGACCGAAGCTGTTGCAGTCAGTGAGGGATTCCGTGCGGGAGCCATGGGCTATGTGTTAAAGCAAGATGCCTCGGACGAACTCCATGCCGCGGTCAAGAGCGTCATGGCGAATCGAAGATTTGTGTCTTTCAAACTTGACGTGGAAGTTCGTGAAGCGATGGAATGTCAATGGTCGCGACCGGAAGGCTATACGACGAACTTGACCGACCGACAGCGGCAAATCCTTGCGATGCTTGCCGACGGGACTTCCACCAAGGATATCGCCAAAGAACTCAACATTTCGATGAAGACCGTGGAATTCCACAAAGGCAATATTACCCGCAAGCTCGGTGTTCGTACCACGTCCGATTTGATTCGCGTTGCGCTCGCTTCAGGCATGACAGCCTTGTGA
- the thiD gene encoding bifunctional hydroxymethylpyrimidine kinase/phosphomethylpyrimidine kinase — MSNTLKQVLTIAGSDSGGGAGIQADIKAMSANGVFAMSVITAITAQNTEEVTDVFELPPAIIASQLDAVFDDFDVAAVKTGMLSSAAIVEVIVKMLKPQNVVNLVVDPVMISKSGHSLLRPDAIEAVKTKLLPLALVVTPNVHEAQQLSGIEIASLADARRAAKVIHGFGCRHVLIKGGHLLNERATDLLYDGRFFNVLKGEFIETRHTHGTGCTFASALAAHLARGRSVLDSAQAAKSYVTEAIRHGLAIGHGQGPTDHFYFLER; from the coding sequence ATGTCGAATACGTTGAAACAGGTGCTCACAATTGCCGGCTCGGATTCAGGCGGAGGCGCAGGTATCCAGGCGGACATCAAAGCCATGTCCGCCAACGGTGTCTTCGCCATGTCCGTCATCACGGCCATCACGGCTCAGAACACCGAGGAAGTGACGGATGTCTTCGAATTACCTCCGGCCATCATTGCGTCGCAACTCGATGCAGTCTTCGACGATTTCGACGTTGCGGCGGTGAAGACCGGAATGCTGTCCTCGGCAGCCATCGTCGAGGTGATCGTGAAGATGTTGAAACCTCAAAATGTCGTGAATCTGGTTGTGGACCCCGTGATGATCTCCAAGAGCGGTCATTCCCTCTTGCGGCCGGACGCCATCGAGGCCGTCAAGACGAAGTTGCTCCCGCTTGCCTTGGTCGTGACGCCGAACGTGCATGAGGCCCAACAGCTTTCAGGGATTGAAATCGCCTCGTTGGCCGACGCTCGACGAGCAGCCAAAGTGATTCATGGCTTCGGATGCAGGCATGTCCTGATCAAAGGCGGACATCTGCTCAATGAGCGGGCGACCGATCTGCTCTATGACGGACGATTTTTCAACGTCTTGAAGGGAGAGTTCATCGAGACCCGCCATACTCATGGCACCGGCTGTACGTTCGCCTCAGCATTGGCGGCTCATCTTGCACGAGGGCGATCCGTTTTGGATTCCGCGCAAGCCGCCAAATCCTACGTGACGGAAGCGATCCGGCATGGATTGGCCATCGGCCATGGACAAGGCCCGACAGATCATTTTTATTTCCTGGAGCGATAA
- a CDS encoding alpha/beta fold hydrolase: MEERFSFPDPHGHRVAAILTIPNGGTDKVSILCHGFLSSKTSSTNNALTRMLVGRGIATFRFDFFGQGESEGPFDRITVSLAVEQAKRAVDLMRDRGYRHIGLMGSSFGGLVSILTASQRTDLACLALKCPVVDFAEELRLEFGDDGMAQWKATDTIPNIMGGPDRIPLHYAFYEDALRQIAYVPAQSITAPTIIVQGDKDEHVPLHQSRQLCDALRVKKHLEMLPGADHQFTKGPDFLRMTQTIGDWLIRHLSAAQS; this comes from the coding sequence GTGGAAGAACGGTTCTCATTTCCCGATCCTCACGGCCATCGGGTAGCCGCCATCTTGACCATCCCCAACGGAGGAACGGACAAAGTCTCCATCCTGTGTCACGGATTTCTTTCATCGAAGACCAGCTCGACGAACAATGCGCTGACCCGCATGTTGGTCGGCCGAGGCATCGCCACGTTCCGCTTCGATTTCTTCGGACAGGGAGAAAGCGAGGGTCCGTTCGATCGGATTACCGTCAGCTTGGCCGTTGAACAGGCCAAGAGAGCAGTCGATCTCATGAGAGATCGCGGGTATCGACACATCGGCCTGATGGGATCAAGTTTCGGTGGTCTGGTCTCGATTTTGACCGCTTCGCAACGGACGGACTTGGCCTGCCTCGCCCTGAAATGTCCCGTCGTCGACTTCGCCGAGGAGCTTCGGCTCGAATTCGGAGATGATGGAATGGCTCAATGGAAGGCAACCGACACGATTCCAAACATCATGGGCGGCCCCGATCGAATCCCGCTGCACTATGCCTTTTATGAAGATGCGCTTCGGCAAATCGCCTACGTCCCCGCGCAATCGATCACGGCTCCGACCATCATTGTGCAAGGCGACAAGGACGAGCATGTTCCGCTTCATCAAAGCCGTCAGCTTTGTGACGCACTCCGAGTCAAGAAACACCTTGAAATGCTACCAGGAGCCGACCATCAGTTCACGAAGGGTCCGGATTTCCTACGGATGACCCAAACCATTGGCGATTGGCTGATACGGCACCTGTCGGCCGCTCAGTCATAA
- a CDS encoding CopG family antitoxin, whose product MRAQYDFSKMKGVRNPYRKLLKKPITIRLDSTTISYFKGLADELGMPYQRLINLYLRDCAINQKKLALKWAS is encoded by the coding sequence ATGAGAGCTCAATATGACTTTTCGAAGATGAAGGGAGTTCGGAATCCCTATCGGAAATTACTCAAGAAGCCCATTACGATTCGATTGGATAGCACAACGATCTCGTATTTTAAGGGGCTGGCTGATGAGCTTGGTATGCCGTACCAGCGTCTCATCAACCTGTACTTGAGAGACTGCGCCATCAACCAGAAAAAGTTGGCGCTCAAGTGGGCCTCCTGA
- a CDS encoding BrnT family toxin, which produces MYTVHMHELRFEWDEAKNRSNSRKHGVSFEEAQTVFLDDHAIRFYDPDHSDDEDRFLMLGISFKLRALIVCHCYRESDRVIRIISARKATRSETRHYER; this is translated from the coding sequence ATGTACACTGTACACATGCATGAGCTGCGCTTTGAATGGGATGAAGCCAAGAATCGGAGCAATAGCAGAAAGCACGGCGTTTCATTTGAAGAGGCGCAGACGGTGTTTCTTGATGATCATGCTATCAGATTCTATGATCCCGACCACTCAGACGACGAAGATCGCTTTCTCATGCTGGGGATCAGCTTCAAGCTGCGCGCTCTGATCGTCTGTCATTGCTACAGGGAAAGTGATCGAGTCATCCGGATCATCTCGGCACGGAAAGCTACTCGAAGCGAAACTAGACATTATGAGAGGTGA
- a CDS encoding type II toxin-antitoxin system RelE/ParE family toxin, whose product MSQKPIVWLGSSHRDLQTFPQDARRSAGFQLRQVQQGLDPADFKPMPSIGSGVYEIRVHTAVEHRVCYVAKFAEAIYVLHAFSKRTRKTSQHDVLVSKQRYQALLTQR is encoded by the coding sequence GTGAGCCAAAAGCCGATCGTGTGGCTGGGATCATCGCACCGTGACCTTCAGACGTTCCCTCAAGATGCCAGGCGGTCAGCCGGTTTTCAACTCCGGCAGGTGCAACAAGGCCTGGACCCGGCTGACTTCAAGCCGATGCCTTCGATTGGTTCAGGCGTCTATGAAATCAGAGTGCATACGGCAGTGGAACACCGTGTCTGCTACGTGGCAAAGTTTGCCGAGGCCATCTATGTGCTCCACGCGTTCTCAAAACGAACCAGAAAAACATCGCAGCATGATGTCCTCGTCTCAAAACAACGTTATCAAGCCCTCCTCACCCAACGTTGA
- a CDS encoding XRE family transcriptional regulator, translated as MTKSSGNVFRDIGFRREEAEHLLVRADLMIQVQKLIASRRLKQKAAAKILGVTQPRVSDLLRGRIDLFSTDALIDLLARLGAEVRLKVRIRAAA; from the coding sequence ATGACCAAATCCAGCGGCAATGTTTTCCGGGATATCGGCTTTCGGCGCGAAGAAGCCGAACATCTGTTGGTCCGCGCGGACCTCATGATCCAAGTGCAAAAGCTCATCGCCTCCCGACGTCTCAAGCAGAAGGCCGCGGCCAAGATCCTCGGTGTGACGCAGCCTCGCGTGAGCGATCTCCTTCGGGGACGAATCGACCTCTTCAGTACGGACGCACTGATCGATCTCTTAGCCCGCTTGGGGGCTGAGGTGCGGCTCAAGGTAAGAATCCGGGCTGCAGCCTAG
- a CDS encoding FRG domain-containing protein yields MDTYTISSWAELSDLAQQFSTRNRVFRGVEDESYDLIPKIGRCGTRKKLDGTDLVYSPDAEGKCIARFKREARPHLMLEPRSELEWLCIAQHHGLPTRLLDWSASPLVAAFFAVKPTGIVRGERKDPAIYALPPPSVVESDLELSSSTEEVVAYFPHHVTARVTAQRGLFTWHRTPDGPYQPKALSKWVIPSRLCLGLKLSLNKAGINQASMFPDVDGIAGYVEWLYKWDLFDH; encoded by the coding sequence ATGGACACGTATACGATATCCAGCTGGGCAGAGCTTTCCGATCTCGCTCAGCAGTTTTCGACACGGAACCGGGTTTTCCGTGGTGTCGAAGATGAAAGCTATGACCTTATCCCCAAGATTGGCCGGTGCGGTACTCGCAAGAAGCTAGATGGAACCGATTTGGTATATTCGCCTGATGCCGAAGGCAAGTGCATCGCGCGGTTCAAGCGCGAAGCTCGTCCTCATCTGATGCTAGAGCCACGCTCCGAACTGGAGTGGCTGTGCATTGCGCAGCATCATGGATTGCCCACCCGGTTACTTGACTGGTCTGCTAGCCCGCTGGTCGCCGCATTTTTCGCGGTCAAGCCAACGGGGATAGTTCGAGGGGAGCGGAAAGACCCCGCGATCTATGCCCTGCCTCCCCCGTCCGTCGTTGAGTCAGACTTGGAACTGTCGTCCTCTACCGAAGAGGTTGTTGCCTACTTTCCGCATCACGTTACGGCACGAGTCACGGCTCAAAGAGGTTTGTTTACCTGGCATCGCACCCCCGATGGTCCATACCAACCGAAGGCGCTCAGTAAATGGGTTATTCCAAGTCGCTTGTGCCTTGGTCTGAAGCTTTCATTGAATAAAGCCGGGATCAACCAGGCGTCGATGTTCCCTGATGTGGATGGGATAGCTGGATACGTAGAATGGCTATACAAGTGGGATCTGTTCGATCACTAG
- a CDS encoding class I SAM-dependent methyltransferase, with the protein MDRILEPELMDDQKQAEAYARADFSEENQGFVDRFKEYFPEFSQGRVLDLGCGPADIPIRFAKLYPACQVIGIDASAPMIQLGEQAVKQTGLTDRITLRCERYEEVAGARIVDAVISNSLLHHLSNPLQFWQKIRQLVKPGAPVLVMDLLRPESPEEAQAIVDQYAANEPDILRRDFYNSLLAAFTEDEIGSQLARMNLTRLLIDIPDDRHWVIGGIIY; encoded by the coding sequence ATGGATCGAATATTAGAACCGGAACTCATGGACGATCAGAAGCAGGCCGAGGCCTACGCGCGTGCCGACTTCTCGGAGGAGAATCAAGGATTCGTCGATCGTTTTAAAGAATACTTCCCGGAGTTTTCGCAGGGTCGGGTGCTGGATCTGGGCTGTGGGCCAGCCGATATTCCGATTCGATTCGCCAAACTCTATCCAGCCTGCCAGGTCATCGGCATCGATGCCTCAGCCCCGATGATTCAGTTAGGAGAGCAAGCGGTAAAGCAAACGGGATTGACGGATCGCATTACGCTGCGCTGCGAACGGTATGAAGAGGTCGCCGGTGCAAGAATCGTTGATGCCGTCATTTCCAACAGCCTGCTCCATCATCTGTCGAATCCGTTGCAGTTTTGGCAGAAGATTCGCCAGCTAGTGAAGCCTGGTGCGCCGGTACTCGTGATGGATCTACTCCGTCCCGAATCGCCGGAAGAGGCACAGGCCATCGTTGACCAGTATGCTGCTAACGAGCCGGACATTCTACGCCGTGACTTCTACAATTCCCTGCTCGCCGCTTTTACGGAGGATGAAATCGGTTCGCAGCTCGCCAGAATGAATCTCACGAGATTGTTGATCGACATTCCGGACGACCGGCATTGGGTGATCGGGGGGATCATTTATTGA
- a CDS encoding MOSC domain-containing protein → MSERGLDGDRQRNLRFHGGPDRAVCLYSLELIEQLQDEGHPIDAGSSGENLTLSGMDWDLVRPGVRLTIGPDIQVEVTSYTTPCSHNGRWFLDEDFSRISQKLNPGWSRVYAKVLRGGVVRPGDAVEIGS, encoded by the coding sequence GTGAGTGAACGGGGGTTGGATGGCGATCGGCAGCGGAACCTCAGGTTCCATGGTGGACCTGACCGTGCGGTCTGTTTGTATTCGCTTGAGCTCATCGAGCAACTTCAAGATGAAGGTCACCCCATCGATGCAGGGTCGTCGGGTGAAAACCTGACTTTGTCCGGCATGGACTGGGACCTGGTCCGGCCAGGCGTACGGTTGACCATCGGCCCAGATATTCAAGTCGAGGTGACGAGCTACACGACGCCCTGCAGTCACAATGGCCGCTGGTTTCTGGACGAGGACTTCTCGCGCATTTCGCAGAAGTTAAACCCAGGCTGGAGTCGGGTTTATGCGAAAGTATTGCGCGGCGGTGTGGTGCGGCCGGGAGATGCAGTGGAGATAGGGAGCTAA
- a CDS encoding 50S ribosomal protein L11 methyltransferase: MMMPHDWVDVCIRGSLDAGELLSRLDDPTVQGAWEDVDEVHLYWAQDHWNGERLASVREAVSNLATASSEHSLFVTRMAVQDWNDAWARSVKPLRIGRLVIRPSWEPVVLGPKDVEIVLDPKQAFGTGHHATTRMLLSWLQNDIHGGEQVLDVGTGSAILAITAVKLGAASAIGVEIDSVAVDCAREAVVLNGLKERIEILCGTLKDLAQRGSFAADLVLANLDRQTILALAKDLASRACSGARLLLSGILIEQEAEITEQLSNLGLVCVGRREEEGWVAMKLLKPESCDGTD; the protein is encoded by the coding sequence ATGATGATGCCGCATGACTGGGTGGATGTGTGTATTCGCGGTTCTCTGGATGCGGGGGAATTGCTGAGTCGGCTTGATGATCCGACGGTCCAGGGAGCCTGGGAAGATGTGGACGAGGTTCATCTCTATTGGGCGCAAGACCACTGGAACGGAGAGCGGTTAGCTTCGGTGCGTGAGGCCGTTTCAAATCTGGCGACAGCGAGCAGCGAGCATTCTCTTTTCGTGACACGGATGGCGGTTCAAGACTGGAACGATGCGTGGGCACGCTCCGTGAAACCGCTTCGAATCGGTCGCCTGGTCATTCGTCCGAGTTGGGAACCGGTCGTGCTAGGGCCAAAGGATGTCGAGATCGTGCTCGATCCCAAGCAGGCGTTCGGCACCGGCCACCATGCGACCACTCGCATGTTGCTCAGCTGGTTGCAAAACGACATTCACGGCGGAGAACAGGTTTTAGATGTGGGGACGGGCAGCGCAATCTTGGCCATAACAGCGGTAAAACTAGGTGCGGCATCAGCCATTGGCGTCGAAATTGATTCTGTTGCCGTAGATTGTGCGAGAGAGGCTGTCGTGCTGAATGGATTGAAGGAGCGGATTGAAATCCTGTGCGGGACGTTGAAGGATCTGGCACAGAGAGGTTCGTTTGCCGCCGATCTCGTGCTGGCCAATCTTGATCGGCAAACCATTTTAGCTCTCGCGAAGGATTTAGCCAGCCGTGCATGCTCCGGGGCGCGTCTACTGCTCTCCGGTATTCTCATCGAGCAAGAAGCGGAGATCACCGAACAGTTGTCCAATCTAGGCCTTGTCTGCGTCGGCCGACGTGAGGAAGAAGGTTGGGTGGCGATGAAACTCCTCAAGCCGGAATCCTGCGACGGCACGGACTGA
- a CDS encoding MutS family DNA mismatch repair protein has protein sequence MASSRIAQIEAVIRRTDRLIAQGTKTSATFTRWRLAIFLTGLVGTVTLYKLDWYHSGNLALGAFLTIFVTVAAYHNRVETRIHRLRQWKQVKLGHLARMALDWAAIAPRPGEGPRSHPYAADLDLFGAHSLTHLLDTTVSDHGRERLQSWLLEHPPSPSHWDTRQSLVKELAPRSLFRDRLALEAELTGDQEINGRRLAAVLEHPIGLPRLDAILAVQSVLALATIGLASASMLGLLPGYWMFSFAAYVLIYFMTDQGEELLEHAVGLHHETERLATVLGYIERHARRRDTALASVWTNLIDAVSPTLHLNRAARTLHAISIKAHPLVHLAVNALCPWDLWFTRRLIQIQHEIKTALPRWLDCLAEIEAASALATFAYLHPHYTWPTPFIAAGEQNGIPPALNADRLGHPLLPAKTRITNDVHLKGLGSIHLITGSNMSGKSTFLRTIGINLCLAQAGAPVCADSFEWTWSRLACCIRVDDSLDAGLSFFYAEVKRLKTILDATKERTLPPVLFLIDEIFKGTNNRERLIGSRAYITALSQGHGFGLVSTHDLELADLESAIPGLANAHFQETVSAGALEFDYRLRPGPCPTTNALRIMELEGLPISPAPQIRHNNPHG, from the coding sequence ATGGCAAGCTCACGCATCGCCCAGATCGAGGCGGTTATCCGACGCACCGACCGCCTCATTGCTCAAGGAACGAAGACCAGCGCAACCTTCACACGATGGCGGCTGGCTATTTTCCTCACCGGCCTCGTCGGCACCGTGACCCTCTATAAGCTCGACTGGTATCACAGCGGCAACCTGGCCCTTGGAGCATTCCTTACCATTTTCGTCACCGTGGCCGCGTATCATAACAGGGTGGAAACCAGGATTCACCGGCTCCGCCAATGGAAGCAGGTCAAGCTGGGTCATCTGGCTCGAATGGCGTTGGATTGGGCCGCGATTGCTCCAAGACCCGGTGAAGGTCCGAGGTCTCATCCATATGCCGCTGATCTGGATCTCTTCGGCGCACATTCCCTAACACATCTCCTCGACACCACCGTGTCGGACCATGGTCGCGAGCGTTTGCAGAGCTGGCTGCTGGAGCACCCCCCTTCCCCCTCGCATTGGGACACACGGCAGTCGTTGGTGAAAGAACTGGCGCCTCGTTCCTTATTTCGCGACCGGCTTGCGCTCGAAGCCGAGCTGACGGGAGACCAAGAAATCAACGGTAGGCGGTTGGCCGCCGTGCTGGAACATCCGATCGGCTTGCCTCGCTTAGACGCCATACTTGCCGTTCAGAGCGTCCTTGCTCTTGCCACGATAGGCCTTGCCTCAGCTTCGATGCTCGGCCTGCTTCCCGGTTATTGGATGTTTTCGTTCGCGGCCTATGTATTGATTTACTTCATGACTGATCAAGGGGAAGAATTGCTGGAGCATGCCGTCGGACTCCACCATGAAACTGAGAGGCTTGCCACGGTTCTCGGTTACATTGAGCGGCATGCAAGACGACGAGACACGGCACTCGCTTCAGTCTGGACGAACCTGATCGATGCAGTCAGTCCTACGCTGCATCTCAACCGTGCTGCACGTACACTCCATGCGATCAGCATCAAGGCCCATCCCCTCGTCCATCTGGCCGTCAACGCGCTGTGCCCATGGGATCTGTGGTTCACTCGACGACTGATTCAGATCCAGCACGAAATCAAAACTGCCCTCCCTCGCTGGCTTGATTGTTTGGCCGAAATCGAAGCGGCATCGGCCCTGGCTACCTTTGCCTATCTCCATCCCCATTACACATGGCCAACTCCCTTCATCGCAGCCGGCGAACAAAACGGCATCCCTCCTGCTCTCAACGCCGACCGACTTGGCCATCCGTTACTGCCGGCCAAGACCCGTATAACCAACGACGTTCATCTGAAGGGACTCGGCTCCATTCACCTGATTACCGGCTCCAACATGTCCGGCAAGAGCACCTTCCTACGGACGATCGGTATCAATCTCTGCCTAGCGCAAGCCGGCGCCCCTGTCTGCGCCGATTCATTTGAATGGACCTGGAGCAGGCTGGCCTGTTGCATCCGCGTCGATGACTCCCTCGATGCCGGTCTGTCGTTCTTTTATGCCGAGGTGAAACGGCTGAAAACAATCCTCGATGCAACCAAGGAACGCACCTTGCCACCCGTACTGTTCCTCATCGATGAAATCTTCAAGGGAACCAATAACCGGGAACGGCTCATCGGCAGCCGTGCCTATATTACCGCACTGTCGCAAGGACACGGCTTCGGCCTCGTGAGTACCCATGATTTGGAATTGGCGGATCTGGAATCAGCAATACCGGGTTTGGCCAACGCGCACTTTCAAGAAACCGTCTCGGCCGGCGCCCTGGAATTCGACTACAGGCTCAGACCTGGCCCTTGCCCCACGACCAATGCGCTGAGAATCATGGAACTGGAAGGGTTGCCTATTTCCCCGGCCCCCCAAATCAGGCACAATAACCCTCACGGATGA